The following coding sequences lie in one Cupriavidus sp. WKF15 genomic window:
- a CDS encoding D-alanine--D-alanine ligase: MSFVANPKIDPKSLGKVGVLYGGRSAEREISLMSGAGVLAALQSRGVDAHGFDPGKQGVAELAAAGFDRVFIALHGRYGEDGTIQGLLEQLGVPYTGSGVLASALAMDKQATKRLWMTHDLSTPRFAMLYADTDFDAVVADLGLPLIVKPAREGSSIGLSKVTDAAQMREAFEKAAALDNDVIAETFIDGAELTCPLVGEGATAEALPVIRIVAPDSNYDYQNKYFTDDTQYLCPSGLSAEVEREVQQLAVQAYRVLGCRGWARADVMLRADGKPFLLEMNTSPGMTGHSLVPMAARAAGISYEDFVMQVVAAATLDLHPNEHWKPE, translated from the coding sequence ATGAGCTTCGTCGCCAATCCAAAGATCGACCCGAAATCGCTGGGCAAGGTCGGCGTGCTGTACGGCGGCCGTTCGGCCGAGCGCGAGATTTCGCTGATGTCGGGCGCCGGTGTGCTGGCCGCGCTGCAGTCGCGCGGCGTCGATGCGCACGGTTTCGATCCGGGCAAGCAGGGCGTGGCCGAGCTGGCCGCGGCCGGCTTTGACCGCGTCTTTATCGCGCTGCACGGCCGCTACGGCGAAGATGGGACCATCCAGGGTCTGCTCGAGCAGCTCGGCGTGCCGTACACGGGCAGCGGCGTGCTGGCCTCGGCGCTGGCCATGGACAAGCAGGCGACCAAGCGCCTGTGGATGACGCACGACCTGTCCACGCCGCGCTTCGCCATGCTGTATGCCGATACGGATTTCGATGCGGTGGTGGCCGACCTGGGCCTGCCGCTGATCGTCAAGCCGGCGCGGGAAGGTTCCTCGATCGGCCTGAGCAAGGTCACCGATGCGGCGCAGATGCGCGAAGCCTTTGAGAAGGCGGCGGCGCTGGACAACGACGTCATTGCCGAGACCTTTATCGATGGCGCCGAGCTGACCTGCCCGCTCGTCGGGGAGGGCGCCACGGCCGAAGCGCTGCCGGTCATCCGCATCGTCGCGCCGGATTCGAACTACGACTATCAAAATAAGTACTTTACTGACGATACCCAATATCTGTGTCCGTCCGGTCTGAGCGCCGAAGTCGAGCGCGAAGTGCAGCAACTGGCGGTGCAGGCCTACCGCGTGCTGGGTTGCCGTGGCTGGGCGCGCGCGGACGTGATGCTGCGCGCCGACGGCAAGCCTTTCCTGCTTGAAATGAATACCTCGCCGGGCATGACCGGCCATTCGCTCGTGCCGATGGCCGCGCGTGCGGCTGGCATCAGCTACGAGGACTTCGTCATGCAGGTGGTGGCCGCCGCGACGCTGGACCTGCATCCGAACGAACACTGGAAACCTGAATAA
- the murC gene encoding UDP-N-acetylmuramate--L-alanine ligase, translating into MKHIVKNIHFVGIGGAGMSGIAEVLLNLGYKVSGSDVGSNAATRRLASLGATVMHGHDAANIAGANAVVVSTAVSGDNPEVLAARSKRIPVVPRAVMLAELMRLKQGVAIAGTHGKTTTTSLVASVLAEGGLDPTFVIGGRLNSAGANARLGTGDFIVAEADESDASFLNLFPVIEVITNIDADHMDTYGHDFARLKQAFIEFTQRLPFYGIAVLCVDDPNVREILPFVSKPVVRYGFAEDAQIRAVNARAVDGQMHFTVLRQLNGHAEPPLDVVLNLPGLHNVQNALAAIAIATELEVPDAAIVKALREFHGVGRRFQRYGEVATADGTGTFTLVDDYGHHPVEMAATLAAARGAFPDRRLVLAFQPHRFTRTRDCFEDFVKVLGTVDALLLAEVYAAGEAPIVAADGRALTRALRVAGKVEPVFVEQMEEMPQAIMNAARPGDVVVTMGAGSIGAVPGQVVSHQQPLQVGGAA; encoded by the coding sequence ATGAAGCATATCGTCAAGAACATCCACTTCGTAGGCATCGGCGGCGCCGGCATGAGCGGCATCGCCGAGGTCCTGCTGAACCTGGGCTACAAGGTCTCGGGTTCCGATGTGGGCAGCAATGCCGCCACGCGGCGCCTGGCCTCGCTGGGCGCCACGGTCATGCACGGGCATGACGCGGCCAATATCGCCGGCGCCAATGCCGTGGTGGTTTCGACCGCCGTGAGCGGCGACAACCCCGAAGTGCTGGCTGCCCGCAGCAAGCGCATCCCGGTGGTGCCGCGCGCGGTGATGCTGGCCGAGCTGATGCGCCTGAAGCAGGGCGTGGCCATTGCCGGCACGCATGGCAAGACCACCACCACGAGCCTGGTGGCCTCGGTGCTGGCCGAAGGCGGGCTGGACCCGACCTTCGTGATCGGCGGCCGCCTGAATTCCGCGGGCGCCAACGCGCGCCTGGGCACGGGCGACTTCATCGTGGCCGAGGCGGACGAATCCGACGCCTCGTTCCTCAACCTGTTCCCGGTCATTGAGGTCATCACCAATATCGATGCCGACCACATGGACACCTACGGGCACGACTTTGCGCGGCTCAAGCAGGCGTTCATCGAATTCACGCAGCGCCTGCCGTTCTATGGCATCGCCGTGCTGTGCGTGGACGACCCGAACGTGCGCGAGATCCTGCCGTTCGTGTCCAAGCCCGTGGTGCGCTACGGCTTTGCCGAGGATGCGCAGATCCGCGCGGTCAACGCGCGCGCCGTCGACGGCCAGATGCACTTCACGGTGCTGCGTCAGCTCAACGGCCACGCCGAGCCGCCGCTGGACGTGGTGCTGAACCTGCCGGGCCTGCACAACGTGCAGAACGCGCTGGCGGCGATCGCCATCGCCACCGAGCTCGAAGTGCCCGACGCCGCTATCGTCAAGGCGCTGCGGGAGTTCCACGGCGTCGGCCGCCGCTTCCAGCGCTACGGCGAGGTGGCCACCGCGGACGGCACTGGCACGTTCACGCTGGTCGACGACTACGGCCACCACCCGGTGGAAATGGCCGCCACGCTCGCCGCCGCGCGCGGTGCGTTCCCGGACCGCCGCCTGGTGCTGGCGTTCCAGCCGCACCGGTTCACGCGTACGCGCGATTGTTTCGAGGATTTCGTCAAGGTGCTCGGCACCGTTGACGCGCTGCTGCTGGCCGAGGTCTATGCCGCCGGCGAAGCGCCGATCGTCGCGGCCGATGGCCGCGCGCTGACCCGGGCCCTGCGCGTGGCGGGCAAGGTCGAACCTGTATTCGTGGAGCAGATGGAAGAGATGCCGCAGGCCATCATGAATGCCGCCCGGCCCGGCGATGTGGTCGTGACCATGGGGGCCGGCTCGATCGGCGCGGTGCCGGGACAAGTGGTCTCGCACCAGCAGCCGCTGCAGGTGGGAGGTGCGGCATGA
- the murG gene encoding undecaprenyldiphospho-muramoylpentapeptide beta-N-acetylglucosaminyltransferase: MTQQRTLLVMAGGTGGHVFPGLAVAHALREQGWKVVWLGNRTGMEATLVPKHDIPMEFIQFGGLRGKGLVTKFLLPLNLLRAFWQSIGALRRVRPSVVLGMGGYITFPAGMMASLLGRPLVLHEQNSIAGLANKVLAKVADRVLCAFPDTLPGSEWTGNPVREALAHMAQPEARYDRRTGPLNILVVGGSLGAAALNEVVPKALAMLPEGQRPVVTHQAGAKQIDTLRANYAAAQVSAQAVPFIDDMAKAYADADLVICRAGAMTVSEVAAAGVAALFVPFPHAVDDHQTTNAEFLSKQGAALLVQQKELTADGLAKTIAGLNRPQLKEMARLARGLAKPEATRRVAEVCSEMARD; encoded by the coding sequence ATGACGCAGCAGCGCACCTTGCTCGTCATGGCCGGCGGCACCGGGGGGCACGTCTTCCCGGGGCTGGCGGTCGCGCACGCGCTGCGCGAGCAGGGCTGGAAAGTAGTCTGGCTGGGCAACCGCACCGGGATGGAAGCCACGCTGGTACCGAAGCACGACATCCCGATGGAGTTCATCCAGTTTGGCGGGCTGCGCGGCAAGGGGCTGGTGACCAAGTTCCTGCTGCCGCTGAACCTGCTGCGCGCGTTCTGGCAGAGCATCGGCGCGCTGCGCCGCGTGCGTCCGAGCGTGGTGCTGGGCATGGGCGGCTATATCACGTTCCCGGCGGGGATGATGGCCTCGCTGCTCGGGCGCCCGCTGGTGCTGCACGAGCAGAACTCGATCGCCGGCCTGGCCAACAAGGTGCTGGCCAAGGTGGCGGACCGCGTGCTGTGCGCGTTCCCGGACACGCTGCCCGGCAGCGAGTGGACCGGCAACCCCGTGCGCGAGGCACTGGCCCATATGGCGCAGCCGGAAGCACGCTATGACCGGCGCACCGGTCCGCTGAACATCCTGGTGGTGGGCGGCAGCCTGGGCGCTGCGGCGCTCAACGAAGTCGTGCCGAAGGCCCTCGCCATGCTGCCCGAGGGGCAGCGCCCGGTGGTCACGCACCAGGCGGGCGCGAAGCAGATCGACACGCTGCGCGCGAACTATGCCGCCGCGCAGGTGTCTGCTCAGGCCGTGCCTTTTATCGATGACATGGCGAAGGCCTATGCCGACGCCGACCTGGTGATCTGCCGCGCGGGCGCGATGACGGTTTCCGAAGTGGCGGCCGCCGGCGTGGCCGCACTGTTCGTGCCGTTCCCGCATGCGGTGGACGATCACCAGACGACCAATGCGGAATTCCTGTCCAAGCAGGGTGCAGCCCTGCTCGTGCAGCAAAAAGAACTGACGGCGGACGGGCTGGCGAAGACCATCGCCGGCCTGAACCGGCCGCAACTGAAAGAGATGGCGCGCCTGGCGCGCGGACTGGCCAAGCCTGAGGCAACCCGGCGCGTAGCCGAGGTCTGCAGCGAGATGGCCAGGGACTGA
- the ftsW gene encoding putative lipid II flippase FtsW — protein MSDSQVKRSGFIGATIGNAWGGLRDAVSGVKPTRSRMMEYDQPLLWVAIVLLALGLVMVYSASIALPDSPRYANYRESHFLVRHLFALLIGLSVGLAAFQIPVKVWDRYAPKLFIIALVLLVLVLVPFVGKGVNGARRWIPLGIMNFQPSELMKLAVVLYAANYTVRKQEWMQTVAKGFLPMGVAVVVVGMLLLLEPDMGAFLVIAAVAMGILFLGGINGKLFAGLVGVAVGAFALLITLSPWRRERIFAYLNPWEESNALGKAYQLTHSLIAFGRGEWTGVGLGGSIEKLHYLPEAHTDFILAVIGEEFGFVGVLVIIILFYWLVRRAFNIGRTALQLDRTFAGLVAKGIGVWIGWQTFINMGVNLGLLPTKGLTLPLVSYGGSGILMNCVALAILLRIDYENRVMMRGGKV, from the coding sequence ATGAGTGACTCGCAGGTCAAGCGCAGCGGTTTCATCGGCGCCACCATCGGCAATGCCTGGGGCGGCCTGCGCGATGCGGTATCGGGCGTCAAGCCGACCCGCTCGCGCATGATGGAGTACGACCAGCCCCTGCTGTGGGTGGCGATCGTGCTGCTCGCGCTCGGCCTGGTGATGGTCTACTCGGCCTCGATCGCGCTGCCCGATTCGCCGCGCTACGCGAATTACCGCGAAAGCCACTTCCTGGTGCGGCACCTGTTCGCGCTGCTGATCGGCCTCTCGGTCGGGCTCGCGGCGTTCCAGATCCCGGTCAAGGTGTGGGACCGCTACGCACCCAAGCTCTTCATCATCGCGCTGGTGCTGCTGGTGTTGGTGCTGGTGCCGTTCGTCGGCAAGGGCGTGAACGGCGCGCGCCGCTGGATTCCGCTCGGCATCATGAACTTCCAGCCGTCGGAGCTGATGAAGCTCGCGGTGGTGCTGTACGCGGCTAACTACACGGTGCGCAAGCAGGAGTGGATGCAGACCGTGGCCAAGGGCTTCCTGCCGATGGGCGTGGCCGTGGTGGTGGTCGGCATGCTGCTGCTGCTCGAGCCCGACATGGGCGCGTTCCTGGTGATCGCAGCGGTGGCCATGGGCATCCTGTTCCTGGGCGGCATCAACGGCAAGCTGTTCGCCGGCCTGGTCGGCGTGGCGGTCGGCGCGTTCGCGCTGCTGATCACCTTGTCGCCATGGCGGCGCGAGCGGATCTTCGCGTACCTGAACCCGTGGGAAGAGAGCAACGCACTCGGCAAGGCCTACCAGCTCACGCATTCGCTGATCGCGTTCGGGCGCGGCGAATGGACCGGCGTCGGCCTCGGCGGCAGCATCGAGAAGCTGCACTACCTGCCCGAAGCGCACACCGACTTCATCCTCGCCGTGATCGGCGAGGAATTCGGCTTCGTCGGCGTGCTCGTCATCATCATCCTGTTCTACTGGCTGGTGCGTCGCGCGTTCAATATCGGCCGCACCGCGCTGCAGCTCGACCGCACCTTTGCGGGCCTGGTGGCCAAGGGCATCGGTGTGTGGATCGGCTGGCAGACCTTCATCAATATGGGCGTGAACCTGGGCCTGCTGCCGACCAAGGGGCTGACGCTGCCGCTGGTGAGCTATGGCGGCTCGGGCATCCTCATGAACTGCGTGGCGCTGGCGATTCTCCTTCGTATCGACTATGAGAACCGGGTCATGATGCGCGGAGGCAAGGTATGA